The following are from one region of the Hymenobacter sp. YIM 151858-1 genome:
- a CDS encoding 3'-5' exonuclease codes for MQKRLLQDLQELNFTAIDFETAYEKRDSACSIGIVQVRGGNIVAREQHLIRPPELRVSGINYSIHRISAEQLRPAATLLQLWPAIEHYMQGQLVVAHNASFDVSVLQHSLATHQLPMPEFFSMCSIKLCKEAFPHIGRSKLSELSAHFGIELNHHDSLSDALACAELTLRALRTGHPFDFCFKQRDITKKVGKQPAVRRPSYWRY; via the coding sequence ATGCAGAAACGCCTCCTCCAGGACCTCCAGGAGCTCAACTTCACCGCCATCGACTTCGAGACGGCGTACGAGAAGCGCGACAGCGCCTGCTCCATTGGCATTGTGCAGGTGCGCGGCGGCAACATCGTGGCGCGCGAGCAGCACCTCATCCGGCCGCCCGAGCTGCGCGTGTCGGGCATCAACTACAGCATTCATCGCATTTCGGCCGAGCAGCTGCGCCCCGCCGCTACGTTGCTGCAGCTGTGGCCCGCCATCGAGCATTATATGCAGGGCCAGTTGGTAGTGGCGCACAATGCCTCTTTCGATGTAAGCGTGCTGCAGCATAGCCTGGCCACGCACCAGCTGCCCATGCCCGAGTTCTTCAGCATGTGCTCGATTAAGCTGTGCAAGGAGGCTTTTCCGCACATCGGGCGCAGCAAGCTGAGCGAGCTGTCGGCCCATTTCGGCATCGAGCTAAACCACCACGACAGCCTTTCCGACGCCCTGGCCTGCGCCGAGCTAACGCTGCGCGCCCTGCGCACCGGTCACCCGTTCGATTTCTGCTTTAAGCAGCGCGACATCACCAAGAAAGTAGGCAAGCAGCCGGCAGTACGACGCCCAAGTTACTGGCGCTACTGA